The following coding sequences are from one Nicotiana tabacum cultivar K326 chromosome 1, ASM71507v2, whole genome shotgun sequence window:
- the LOC107777897 gene encoding DNA N(6)-methyladenine demethylase ALKBH1A isoform X1 has protein sequence MYGSNPSTNDEERTAFRKAEKKYKLYYDNTRKKKQPRPVDLSEVIDFKSISESYRRNGELPSGIFAIQCDFDSLVFCLESHPGFYFIPGALTVEEQCRWIKESLASFPQPPNRTNHNAIYGPLQDLFAAAKDNKALIQEDKHCVTNNSEVEIIQNDISVPKWNFFDQSGALSREITCKSVPASVLLRKLRWSTLGLQFDWSKRNYNISLPHNKIPDALCLLAERMAAAALPSGEVFQAEAAIVNYFGLGDTLGGHVDDMEKDWSKPIVSMSLGCKGIFLIGGKSRDIPPVAMFVRSGDVILMAGQARECFHGVPRIFTDKEHADISSLELQFSDEDDSAFLEYIRTSRININIRQVF, from the exons ATGTACGGTTCCAACCCTAGCACCAACGATGAAGAGCGAACCGCTTTCAGGAAGGCTGAAAAGAAATACAAGCTGTATTATGACAATACCCGAAA GAAAAAGCAACCAAGACCAGTGGATTTGTCGGAGGTAATTGATTTTAAGTCAATTTCAGAGTCTTACCGTCGAAATGGTGAACTTCCTTCAGGCATTTTCGCAATTCAATGCGATTTTGATAGTCTTGTCTTCTGCTTGGAGAGTCATCCAGGGTTTTATTTCATTCCTGGAGCATTAACTGTTGAGGAGCAGTGCCGTTGGATTAAGGAGAGTTTAGCAAGTTTTCCTCAACCTCCAAACAGGACCAACCATAATGCAATTTATGGTCCTCTACAGGACTTATTTGCTGCTGCCAAGGATAATAAAGCTTTGATTCAAGAAGATAAGCACTGTGTGACCAATAATTCTGAGGTGGAAATTATCCAAAACGACATAAGTGTTCCGAAATGGAATTTTTTTGATCAATCAGGTGCATTATCTAGAGAAATTACATGCAAATCAGTGCCAGCCTCTGTTTTGCTTCGTAAGTTAAGGTGGAGCACCCTTGGCTTGCAGTTTGACTGGTCGAAACGGAACTATAATATTTCTCTGCCTCACAACAAGATACCTGATGCACTTTGCCTGCTGGCTGAAAGAATGGCAGCAGCTGCCCTGCCATCGGGTGAAGTGTTTCAGGCTGAAGCAGCAATTGTTAATTACTTTGGGCTAGGTGACACACTTGGTGGCCACGTTGATGACATGGAGAAGGATTGGAGTAAACCTATTGTTAGCATGAGTTTGGGCTGTAAAGGTATTTTCCTTATCGGGGGAAAGTCTAGGGACATTCCGCCTGTTGCAATGTTTGTTCGAAGTGGTGATGTTATTCTTATGGCAGGACAAGCTAGGGAATGCTTCCATGGTGTCCCTAGGATCTTCACTGATAAAGAACACGCCGATATATCCTCCCTTGAATTGCAGTTTTCTGATGAAGATGACTCTGCTTTCTTGGAGTACATTAGGACTTCTAGAATCAATATCAACATTAGACAAGTATTCTAG
- the LOC107777897 gene encoding DNA N(6)-methyladenine demethylase ALKBH1A isoform X2 — protein sequence MGHYYVVKLRKKQPRPVDLSEVIDFKSISESYRRNGELPSGIFAIQCDFDSLVFCLESHPGFYFIPGALTVEEQCRWIKESLASFPQPPNRTNHNAIYGPLQDLFAAAKDNKALIQEDKHCVTNNSEVEIIQNDISVPKWNFFDQSGALSREITCKSVPASVLLRKLRWSTLGLQFDWSKRNYNISLPHNKIPDALCLLAERMAAAALPSGEVFQAEAAIVNYFGLGDTLGGHVDDMEKDWSKPIVSMSLGCKGIFLIGGKSRDIPPVAMFVRSGDVILMAGQARECFHGVPRIFTDKEHADISSLELQFSDEDDSAFLEYIRTSRININIRQVF from the coding sequence ATGGGACATTATTATGTTGTTAAACTCAGGAAAAAGCAACCAAGACCAGTGGATTTGTCGGAGGTAATTGATTTTAAGTCAATTTCAGAGTCTTACCGTCGAAATGGTGAACTTCCTTCAGGCATTTTCGCAATTCAATGCGATTTTGATAGTCTTGTCTTCTGCTTGGAGAGTCATCCAGGGTTTTATTTCATTCCTGGAGCATTAACTGTTGAGGAGCAGTGCCGTTGGATTAAGGAGAGTTTAGCAAGTTTTCCTCAACCTCCAAACAGGACCAACCATAATGCAATTTATGGTCCTCTACAGGACTTATTTGCTGCTGCCAAGGATAATAAAGCTTTGATTCAAGAAGATAAGCACTGTGTGACCAATAATTCTGAGGTGGAAATTATCCAAAACGACATAAGTGTTCCGAAATGGAATTTTTTTGATCAATCAGGTGCATTATCTAGAGAAATTACATGCAAATCAGTGCCAGCCTCTGTTTTGCTTCGTAAGTTAAGGTGGAGCACCCTTGGCTTGCAGTTTGACTGGTCGAAACGGAACTATAATATTTCTCTGCCTCACAACAAGATACCTGATGCACTTTGCCTGCTGGCTGAAAGAATGGCAGCAGCTGCCCTGCCATCGGGTGAAGTGTTTCAGGCTGAAGCAGCAATTGTTAATTACTTTGGGCTAGGTGACACACTTGGTGGCCACGTTGATGACATGGAGAAGGATTGGAGTAAACCTATTGTTAGCATGAGTTTGGGCTGTAAAGGTATTTTCCTTATCGGGGGAAAGTCTAGGGACATTCCGCCTGTTGCAATGTTTGTTCGAAGTGGTGATGTTATTCTTATGGCAGGACAAGCTAGGGAATGCTTCCATGGTGTCCCTAGGATCTTCACTGATAAAGAACACGCCGATATATCCTCCCTTGAATTGCAGTTTTCTGATGAAGATGACTCTGCTTTCTTGGAGTACATTAGGACTTCTAGAATCAATATCAACATTAGACAAGTATTCTAG